The sequence AAGACGGTCGAGAGGAAGTCGGAGTGACCCCACCCCTTACCGAATGGAAGCATTCAGCTCAAGTGTGCTTCTCCTAGCAATGGTGGTGTTCAGGGGGACAGTATCGATGAACGGCCCTTTGTTAGTGCGCCGGGAGGGCAGGCATCGAGGCAGCGTCCGCAAGCAACGCATCTTTCCAGATGGAACACGACATGGTAGTCAGATATATCCATCTCATAGGCCTTCACCGGACAGATCGACACGCACATCCCGCAATCGGTGCACTTCTTGACATCCCTGCGGACATAGTTCTTCAGCTCCTCGACCCGGACATGGTTCCCGGCCAGGTAATCCAAGGCCTTGGCGATCTCTTCTGGCTCGCCGGTCAATTCAATGATCAGCCTGCCTCCGCTTTCGTCAATGTCCGCCTTCAGGATGTTGACCGTGATGTCGAAGTTCCGCCATAGGCCATGGGTGACCGGCTGGTTGGCCATGGCTGGCGGGAACATAAGCAAGAACTTTCTGACCGCCATCATACCAGCTCCCAATTGGCGTGCGCGTCCAGCGTCTTTAGCACCCGTTCGTCCGGCATCAGTTCGACCGGTGCTGTCAGAAGGAACTCGCCATTTCTGATCCAATCACGCAACTTGGTTGCGATGTCCCTCGCCTTCCGGTAACTGGAGAGGGAGGAGGTGCGCACTTCTTTTCCATTGATGTCGATGGTTCCGCTCTTGAGGTCTTCATAGGTGACCTCCATGATGGACTTCCTGTCCCGTGATTGTACCCCATAATCCAGGACTGGTGTGAAAATCTCCGCATCCGTCCTGGCGGCCGATCGCATGATCTCCTCGTCAAGTATGGGGATAGGTACCCCGATACCGACCCCCAGAGATACTCCGTATTTTGTGAAGTAAAGGGCCCGTAGATAATCTGGTGACATACCCCTCAGGTCTCCGATGACCGCCAAAGCCCTGGCCGCCATCGTAGGTATCCCGTTCCTGGTCGGTACGTTGGTCTTGAACTGGGTCCCCTCCCAGGAGACATATCCCTTCCCTCCACCGAGAAATATCCTGGTCCCTATACCTATTGTGCGTAATGTCGGGTCCTTCAATAATGGCGAGAGTTGGCCGGCGCTGCTGAAGGTGGCATTGCCATTGCGCGGGAGTAACTTTCCCATATATGTATACAGAGTTCTGTCCGAGGAATTTGTGGCCACTGCGTAGTTCTGGTACATATTCCGCGGGTTGAAGAGGTATGCTTGGTTGATCGTCTTCAATGAGATATGCGTCTCGATCTCCCGTCGAGGATAGCAGTCCGTTCCATAGGATGTCGCCCTAAGCTTTATCGATTTACCGCTGACCAGGTCTTCGATGATGTGAGCCCCACCATAACTGATGTCACCG comes from Methanomassiliicoccales archaeon and encodes:
- a CDS encoding NIL domain-containing protein, which codes for MMAVRKFLLMFPPAMANQPVTHGLWRNFDITVNILKADIDESGGRLIIELTGEPEEIAKALDYLAGNHVRVEELKNYVRRDVKKCTDCGMCVSICPVKAYEMDISDYHVVFHLERCVACGRCLDACPPGALTKGRSSILSP
- a CDS encoding homocysteine biosynthesis protein, which translates into the protein MKRTYEEINSKIAAGKAVVMTAEEVIDLVKKEGIEQATEEVDVVTTGTFGAMCSSGAFLNFGHAEPPIKMQKVWLNDVPAFTGLAAVDAYVGATEIRENGDISYGGAHIIEDLVSGKSIKLRATSYGTDCYPRREIETHISLKTINQAYLFNPRNMYQNYAVATNSSDRTLYTYMGKLLPRNGNATFSSAGQLSPLLKDPTLRTIGIGTRIFLGGGKGYVSWEGTQFKTNVPTRNGIPTMAARALAVIGDLRGMSPDYLRALYFTKYGVSLGVGIGVPIPILDEEIMRSAARTDAEIFTPVLDYGVQSRDRKSIMEVTYEDLKSGTIDINGKEVRTSSLSSYRKARDIATKLRDWIRNGEFLLTAPVELMPDERVLKTLDAHANWELV